One bacterium genomic window, GGCGACGCCCTGGGATAAGGACAAGGCGCGTCGCTGGATGCCAGTCGACCTGTATATCGGCGGGATCACCCACGCGACCGGCCATTTGATCTATTTCCGGTTCTTCACCAAGTTCCTGAAGGATATCGGGTGGGCCGAGTGCGAGGAGCCGGCGCTTCGGTTGTTCAATCACGGGATGGTCATGGATGCCCATGGCGAGGTGATGTCGAAATCCAAAGGGAATGTGGTTTCACCGATCACGCTGATGGAAAGCCGCGGGACCGACGTGACCAGGCTGGCGATGTTTTTCACGGCGCCCTCGGAAAAAGAGGTGCTCTGGAGCTCGGATTCTATCACCGGGGTGGAGAAGTTCGTCCTGAACCGGATGGTGCCGATCCTCAAGGAGTATCGCGGCTCGCGACCAGACTTAAAGCGATACTTTAACCTCGAGAAACTGGACGCGGACGAACGGTCGATCTATGTAAAGCTGAACCAGACGATCAAGCGCGTTTCAGAGTCGTTCGAGCGGCTGCAGTTTAATGCGGCGATCGCGGCAATTATGGAATTGACGCGGGATTACGACTCGACCAAAATCAAGACTGATGAACTAAATGACCAGATAGTACTGAAATCGGTCCAATTGATAGCGCCGCTGGCGCCGCATTTGGCCGAGGAGATCTGGGAATCAGCCGGGTTCAGCCAATCGATTTTCAAGTCGAGCTGGCCGGAATATGATCCGGCGGCGATTGTCGGCGATACGATCGAGATCGCGGTCCAGGTGAATGGGAAACTTCGGGATTCCGTGACAGTTCCGGCCGACGCGGATCAGGCACTGGTAGAGGCGGCGGCATCTGAGAGTCAGAAAGTCCGTGGTTTTACCGATGGGAAGCAGATACTGAAGAAGATATATGTGCCGGGGAGACTCCTTAATATAGTGGTGAAGGGTTAGGGAGCGGCCTCAGGTTCGAACTATCAGATACCCGGTCAGTCAGGCCGGGTTTCTTTTTGGTGTACGGGTTAACATAATATATCTTATAGGACGCACCAACCAATCTCAAGGATAAGGTTCGCAGGTGGCTCGGTGTTTGGAGTCGGGCGGTGAATCAATCCCTACTTTGACGTCCCCCTTCGTGTCATACAAACGCCCGAGGTGATCACAAGCTGTGATGTCTAATCCGGGTTTTTCCAGGCCCTTGCGCGTTTGAGGTGTGTCCTGTTTTTGGGGAGTTTTTTGGAAATGTAATACGGCGTGCTGGGCATGAAAAAAGCCTCCTATATAAAGAGGCTTCAGGCTTGAGCACTAGCGAGCGTATTACGTTTTTTTGGAGCGAGGAGTCTTAGACTTTGTCTTCGTACGAGCGGCCTTGGGTTGAACGACCGGCTCTCCCCCGCCTATTTCCTTGAATCCCCACGTGGCCAGTTTGCGAGCTTCGCGGAAGCGGGTCGAACCGCCAGGGGCTCCGAGGACGACCAAAGTCAGCTTGTGGCCGCCGGCATCCTGAACCATGGAAGCGAGACAATAGCGAGAAGCATCGATATAGCCGGTTTTGCCAGCCAACACGCGATAAGGGGCATCCATCATGCGATTGGTGTTGCCGAGCTGAAGGCTGTAGGTCTTGCGACCCCGCTTGATATAAACCGTCTGCTTTTTGAGGGCCGTGATTCTTGCGATCTCAGGATAGGTGTAGGCGTGATGCAGAATGATAGCGACCTCATGAGCGGTTGAGACATTGCGTTCGTCGAGACCAGTCGGATCGAAGAAGACAGTATGGTCGAGGCCGAGGGCGCGGACTTTGGTGTTCATCAGGTCGACAAACGAGGTCAGTGAACCAGCGGTGGCTCTCGCCAGAGCTCGGGTGGCGCGGTTGTCGGATATCATTAATGAGGTATAGAGCAAGTCACGGAGCGAAAGCTCATGACCCGGCCGTAAACGAGAGAACGACGACTTGACGGCATCTTCCTTACTGACCGACTGGCGGGCGTTGAAGTCCTTGACATTATCCAGTACCACCATCGCCGCGACCAGTTTACTGATCGAGGCGATCGGGTGAGTCATTTCCGCGTTTTTAGCGTAGAGGACATCGCCATTTTCATAGTTGACCAAAATGGCGGAGCGGAGATTGAGGCGTGGACCATTGGCCTTGACGGTCTCGAAATCAAAGGCGTAGTTCCCTGCCGTGACCAGTTTGGCCTCGACATGGTTGGCGCCCTCGAGCACATCGATCTGATTAAACGCCAGCAGGAGAATTCCTGCCAGGACGATCAGAACTTTGCTGATCCAGGAGGCGAGCCTCATGCTTTCATTGTCCTATCATTCCAGAACATAGTCCCACAATAGTAATACAGTTTAATATCGAATCCACTTAATAACTTCGGCCAAAGTGGCTCTTTTTCCATACATTAATATGCCAACGCGGAAGATCTTGCCCGCCACCCAGATAACGCCGATGGTGGCGGCGATCACGATGAGGAATCCAAGAATGATCTGCAACATAATGGGCGAAAAAAGAGAGAACGCGCCGGCACTGGAAGCCATGAAAGCGACGCGCATCATCATCATGGTCGGAGTGAGAATCGGAATAAACGAAAGCACTACCGGTAGTGTTGAATTTGGATCCTGCATAACGCGGAAGCCGATGATGATGGGGAGAATGAGCGCCATGATGATGGGGAAATGGAAATTCTGCGCTTCTTTCTCCGTGGTGCAGATCGCGCCGATGACGGCATAAATGGTCGAGTAAAGCAGGTAGCCGGAGACCAGGAAGAGCGTGAAAGCGATGGCGACATACGGATTAAAGAATGAGGAGGTCATGGCGGGGTCGAGTTCCATGGCGAAGATACTTGCGCCACCCATGAAGATCCCACCCATAAGCATCCAGGCCGCAACAGAAGTAAAGGTGGCGCCGCCGAGTCCCAAGACTTTTCCCATCAGGAGTTGGAACGGAGTGACGGAGGAAACGAGCACTTCCATGATGCGGGTGGTCTTTTCTTCGATGACGGAGCGCATCACCTGCATCCCGTATCCGAGGATCATGCCGTACATGGTCATGACAAACAGCATCATGGAGAAGTACTTGAATTTGATCGAGACCTCTTTTCCCTGGGTGTTCATCAAAGAGAGGTCGATCCGTTCGGTCAGTTGCATGATAGAATCGACCGGCAGATTGACGTTTGAGAGATGCAGTTTCCTGGTCGAGAAGCGATTGGAGATGATGTTCTCAAATCGGGAGAGGCTGACGAAATCATCACTGTTCGTAATGGCATATACACTAGTATCGGTCAGCGAGGCGTTTTTGACGACCAGGGCGTATTTCAGCTCTTCCTCATTCACCAGATGATTTACGGAATCGAGCATGGGAGTGGCGTTGGCAAACTGTTCAGGCGGAGCAACCACCAGGTCGATATCATAATACGGTGCCGTGGAATCATCGGGGAGACGGAATTCCGCCAGATCGGAGGCAATCTCTTGTCCGACGCCCGTTCCGGAGAAATCAATGACGGCCATGGATTCGGTGCTGCTGGCCTTCTTTTCAGCGATAAGCGACGGGATAAAGATGAATGCGGCCATGATGGCCGGGGTCAACAGGAGTCCGACGATGAAGGATTTCTTTTTGACGACCTGTTCGTATTCGTTCTTGGCTATTATCCAGATCTTAGACATTGGTCACCTCCTGACCCTGCATTTCCTTGGGATCGACTTTGGCCAGTTCGATGAAGATGTCGTAGAGCGAGGGTTCAACAATAGCGAACCGTCGAACAGAGACCTTTTCGATTATCGCCCGAAGGATGTTGCTTGGATCGGCTCCCTGGGCGAGGCGGAGTTCCATATACCGATTGAAGTCGGAGACGGCGGCGACACCGGGAATTGACCCAACAAAAGAACCATCGCCATCGATCTCGATCTGCACGGCGTTTTTGCCGAAGCGGGCCTTGATGTCGGTGAGTTTGCCATCGATCACTTTCTGGCCCCGCGAGATCATGCAGAGGTTATCGCAGAGTTTTTCGGCCTGTTCCATGACATGGGTTGAAAAAAGGATCGTGGTGCCGGCCCGTTTTAAGTCGAGGATGATATTCTTGATCAACTCGGTATTAAGCGGATCGAGGCCGGAGAAAAGCTCATCAAGAATGAGCAGTTCCGGTTCATGAACGATGGTGGTGATGAATTGCAGTTTCTGCTGCATCCCCTTGGAGAGTTCCTCGACTTTGCGGGTGCGATAGCCGGAGAGCTGCATGCGTTCGAGCCAAGGGTCGATCTTGGGGCGGGTTTTCTCGGGGGAATACCCTTTCAGCTCGGCCATATAGATGATGACCTGCTCGAGGGTCATTTTCTTGTAGAGGCCGCGTTCCTCCGGAAGATAACCAATATGGTTGGTAAAATCGTTGGGGCGTTCGTTGCCGTTAATGCGGATCTTTCCTGAATCGGGGGCGGTGATGTTCATTACCATGCGGATGGTAGTGGTCTTCCCTGCTCCGTTCGGGCCGATGATGCCGTAGATGGCACCACGCGGGACCTGGAGCGAGAGGCGCTCCACCGCGACTTTGCCGTCGTACTCTTTGCGTATCTGATCCAATTCAAGGTACATGGGCGTCCCGTGTTCGCTTTCTTTGGTTAGGGTTTATCAGTATGGGTAGTGCCAGAGGCGGCCGTCAACAAAAACAGGCAATCAGCGGTCGAGATTGAGCCGCTTAATGAAATCGAGTGCGTTGGATGCTGCTTTGCCATCGTAACAGTTGTTGAAATATACGTATACTCGGGCGACCTTGTTGCGGATCGCCTCGATTCGTTGCCGCCATTCTTCGAGTTCGGACTCCGAATAAAGGTAGTTGTAGCGCTGTTCGCCGGACACCCACCAGCCATCGGCGTTTCGTCCATGCAAACGAACATACGCGGTGTCCGTGGTAAGGTGAACCGAGCGGTCCATCAGGCCGGGAAGGTCGGGTTCATCGACGGAAACGTAGCCGACCCCTTCCCTTCTCATTTTTTCAACCACCGATATACTACTCCAGCTACTGTGGCGATATTCAACGAAAAGTTTGGCAGGCGCGACCGCCTCGCAGCAGGCAAGCAGATGCGATTCAGCCTCCGGGGACCGTTTGAAAGAATAAGGGAATTGAGCAAGCAGACCGGCCAGCTTGCCGGAATCGACCATAGGGCGAATTGATTCTTTGAAT contains:
- a CDS encoding D-alanyl-D-alanine carboxypeptidase; translation: MRLASWISKVLIVLAGILLLAFNQIDVLEGANHVEAKLVTAGNYAFDFETVKANGPRLNLRSAILVNYENGDVLYAKNAEMTHPIASISKLVAAMVVLDNVKDFNARQSVSKEDAVKSSFSRLRPGHELSLRDLLYTSLMISDNRATRALARATAGSLTSFVDLMNTKVRALGLDHTVFFDPTGLDERNVSTAHEVAIILHHAYTYPEIARITALKKQTVYIKRGRKTYSLQLGNTNRMMDAPYRVLAGKTGYIDASRYCLASMVQDAGGHKLTLVVLGAPGGSTRFREARKLATWGFKEIGGGEPVVQPKAARTKTKSKTPRSKKT
- a CDS encoding ABC transporter permease, whose translation is MSKIWIIAKNEYEQVVKKKSFIVGLLLTPAIMAAFIFIPSLIAEKKASSTESMAVIDFSGTGVGQEIASDLAEFRLPDDSTAPYYDIDLVVAPPEQFANATPMLDSVNHLVNEEELKYALVVKNASLTDTSVYAITNSDDFVSLSRFENIISNRFSTRKLHLSNVNLPVDSIMQLTERIDLSLMNTQGKEVSIKFKYFSMMLFVMTMYGMILGYGMQVMRSVIEEKTTRIMEVLVSSVTPFQLLMGKVLGLGGATFTSVAAWMLMGGIFMGGASIFAMELDPAMTSSFFNPYVAIAFTLFLVSGYLLYSTIYAVIGAICTTEKEAQNFHFPIIMALILPIIIGFRVMQDPNSTLPVVLSFIPILTPTMMMMRVAFMASSAGAFSLFSPIMLQIILGFLIVIAATIGVIWVAGKIFRVGILMYGKRATLAEVIKWIRY
- a CDS encoding ATP-binding cassette domain-containing protein; the encoded protein is MYLELDQIRKEYDGKVAVERLSLQVPRGAIYGIIGPNGAGKTTTIRMVMNITAPDSGKIRINGNERPNDFTNHIGYLPEERGLYKKMTLEQVIIYMAELKGYSPEKTRPKIDPWLERMQLSGYRTRKVEELSKGMQQKLQFITTIVHEPELLILDELFSGLDPLNTELIKNIILDLKRAGTTILFSTHVMEQAEKLCDNLCMISRGQKVIDGKLTDIKARFGKNAVQIEIDGDGSFVGSIPGVAAVSDFNRYMELRLAQGADPSNILRAIIEKVSVRRFAIVEPSLYDIFIELAKVDPKEMQGQEVTNV
- a CDS encoding DUF72 domain-containing protein gives rise to the protein MQSDLIQSADIRVGTSGYSFADWIGPFYPYHIPKGKMLDYYVQHFPTVEINSTYYRIPHPAVMYNMVKKAPPGFDFMVKVPQSFTHHRNSMASEIDAFKESIRPMVDSGKLAGLLAQFPYSFKRSPEAESHLLACCEAVAPAKLFVEYRHSSWSSISVVEKMRREGVGYVSVDEPDLPGLMDRSVHLTTDTAYVRLHGRNADGWWVSGEQRYNYLYSESELEEWRQRIEAIRNKVARVYVYFNNCYDGKAASNALDFIKRLNLDR